Proteins encoded together in one Impatiens glandulifera chromosome 1, dImpGla2.1, whole genome shotgun sequence window:
- the LOC124921699 gene encoding NDR1/HIN1-like protein 13 codes for MDDKIHPNDSPNSSGEMSTKPLGVSSSKNPRPPSGTYVIELPKDQIYRYPPPENTRKFQEYAVQKRSRRRSCFRRCFFWTIGFLTLIILLLVVTASVLYLIFRPESPSYSVDNVAIRGMNLTSSSRISPIFNITIRAVNPNGKIGIYYEKGSTVDVYSISSGYYSYLGEGVLPAFYQPSKNLTVFQTVLKGSNIVLTSAVKSDLKAASKNGSVPLRINVRTPVRIKISAVKMWTITLKVKCDVMVDNLTANSKIISKVCKYRVKLI; via the coding sequence ATGGACGATAAGATTCATCCAAACGATTCTCCTAATTCCTCCGGCGAGATGTCCACCAAGCCATTAGGAGTTTCTTCTTCCAAGAATCCCCGTCCTCCGTCAGGTACCTATGTTATCGAGCTTCCAAAGGATCAGATTTACCGCTATCCACCGCCGGAAAACACTCGCAAGTTCCAAGAATACGCTGTCCAGAAGAGATCCCGTCGGAGAAGCTGCTTCCGCCGCTGCTTCTTTTGGACAATCGGTTTTCTAACTCTCATCATTCTCCTCCTAGTGGTAACCGCCAGCGTACTATACCTAATCTTCCGCCCTGAATCTCCCAGCTATTCAGTCGACAATGTGGCGATTCGTGGCATGAATCTAACATCATCGTCGCGAATTTCGCCGATATTTAACATCACTATTCGAGCTGTAAACCCTAACGGTAAGATCGGGATCTATTACGAGAAAGGAAGTACAGTCGACGTCTATTCAATTTCCTCCGGCTACTACTCCTACCTCGGCGAAGGCGTTCTTCCGGCGTTTTATCAGCCGTCGAAGAACTTGACGGTTTTCCAAACGGTGTTGAAAGGATCCAATATCGTGTTGACTAGCGCTGTGAAATCGGATTTGAAGGCCGCGTCGAAGAATGGATCGGTGCCGCTAAGAATAAACGTCAGGACGCCGGTCAGGATCAAGATCAGCGCCGTAAAGATGTGGACGATCACATTGAAGGTGAAATGCGACGTTATGGTGGATAACTTGACGGCGAATTCGAAAATTATTTCAAAGGTCTGCAAATATCGTGTGAAGTTGATatga
- the LOC124921174 gene encoding ETHYLENE INSENSITIVE 3-like 1 protein codes for MMKMFDEMGFCGDLDFFNAPMTGEIQTTAGQRPDSDPIVDDDSSDEEMDVDELERRVWRDKMRLKRLKEMNRGNKEGGILDSAKQRQSQEQARRKKMSRAQDGILKYMLKMMEVCKAQGFVYGIIPEKGKPVSGASDNLREWWKDKVRFDRNGPLAISKYYSDNSIPGKNERSNPIGPTPHSLQELQDTTLGSLLSALMQHCDPPQRRFPLEKGVSPPWWPTGNEQWWPQLGLQKERGPPPYKKPHDLKKAWKVGVLTAVIKHMSPDIAKIRKHVRQSKCLQDKMTAKESATWIAIVNQEETLARELFPNSCPILTSSSSERGNGSFIIDDDNEYDVELTEEEPDIDFSRKRKNSIEMNSTATVESKIYKCEFLQCPHSQFHLGFTERSIRDNHQLSCPFGANNFGISNFHIDEIKPVFINQQPPQVVANPIQPSTLEVQDEGQKMITDLMSFYETNIQGKQNQSPNPNPMNILAPKNQNQHQPENYLHGQGIGMEAASFFEFDPNPIQNSNPNNNFHIVFGSPFNQTGSTVNYQEAFPGMIAMREETTMKQQDIPIWY; via the coding sequence ATGATGAAGATGTTCGATGAAATGGGTTTCTGCGGCGATCTTGACTTCTTCAATGCTCCGATGACAGGGGAGATTCAGACGACAGCAGGACAACGACCGGACTCAGATCCGATCGTTGATGACGATTCTTCAGACGAAGAGATGGACGTTGATGAACTTGAGAGGAGGGTATGGAGAGATAAGATGAGATTGAAACGTCTTAAAGAAATGAATAGAGGTAATAAGGAAGGGGGTATACTTGACTCTGCAAAACAGAGACAATCGCAGGAACAAGCAAGGAGGAAGAAGATGTCGAGAGCTCAAGATGGTATCTTAAAGTACATGTTGAAAATGATGGAAGTTTGTAAAGCTCAAGGATTTGTTTACGGAATCATCCCTGAAAAAGGGAAACCAGTAAGTGGAGCTTCAGATAATCTAAGAGAATGGTGGAAAGACAAGGTTAGATTCGATCGTAATGGTCCATTGGCGATTTCAAAGTACTATTCCGACAATTCAATCCCAGGAAAGAACGAAAGATCGAATCCAATCGGTCCTACTCCTCATTCTTTACAAGAACTTCAAGACACAACACTCGGTTCATTACTCTCTGCTCTAATGCAACACTGTGATCCTCCCCAGAGACGTTTCCCACTCGAAAAAGGCGTGTCCCCGCCTTGGTGGCCGACTGGTAACGAACAATGGTGGCCTCAATTGGGTTTACAAAAGGAACGAGGTCCCCCGCCTTATAAAAAACCTCACGATCTGAAAAAAGCATGGAAAGTTGGTGTTTTAACGGCTGTGATTAAGCACATGTCCCCTGATATCGCTAAGATTAGGAAACATGTTCGTCAATCGAAATGCTTGCAGGATAAGATGACGGCTAAGGAGAGCGCAACTTGGATTGCTATTGTTAACCAAGAGGAAACGCTGGCCCGAGAGCTTTTCCCTAACAGCTGCCCGATTCTGACTTCCTCTTCATCTGAACGTGGAAACGGTTCGTTTATAATCGATGATGATAACGAATACGACGTTGAATTGACAGAAGAGGAACCCGATATCGATTTCTCGAGGAAAAGGAAGAATTCGATTGAAATGAACTCAACAGCGACAGTGGAATCTAAGATCTATAAATGCGAGTTCCTTCAATGCCCCCATAGCCAATTCCATTTGGGTTTTACCGAAAGGTCTATCCGCGACAATCACCAACTGTCTTGTCCCTTTGGAGCTAATAATTTCGGAATCTCGAACTTCCATATAGACGAAATTAAGCCGGTTTTCATTAACCAACAACCACCGCAAGTGGTGGCGAATCCAATTCAACCCTCTACGTTGGAAGTTCAAGATGAAGGGCAGAAGATGATAACTGATTTAATGTCGTTCTATGAAACCAACATTCAAGGGAAACAAAACCAaagcccaaacccaaacccgatgAACATTTTGGCTCCTAAGAATCAAAACCAACATCAACCCGAAAACTATCTTCATGGGCAAGGAATTGGGATGGAAGCTGCTAGTTTCTTCGAATTCGATCCGAACCCAATCCAAAACTCGAACCCGAACAACAATTTTCATATTGTATTCGGGTCTCCATTCAACCAAACGGGCAGTACTGTGAACTATCAGGAAGCTTTTCCGGGCATGATAGCAATGAGGGAAGAAACAACAATGAAGCAGCAGGACATCCCAATCTGGTACTAG
- the LOC124921173 gene encoding protein ROLLING AND ERECT LEAF 2-like, whose protein sequence is MGAAPSKVEEDKALQLCRGRKKFVRQALDGRCSLAVTHITYIDALRDLGTALMMFVELGPEVPIESSRYTSSTTATPEPLALTETSLSHFNSRRMNRPIHYHSNHMKSRDGPISKKIEEKLPTPVIGSVISSSSQRNNVDASSPLWDYFGPSHPIDSHLSFGNGLNQDLDIADEIRRLRKEEGIPDLEDEEDNHSFEKEDSHDSEDEFDEPSTDTLVRSFVNRATEHVDQNGDNKRESPDLSPLTTASTSGNTFHNHNNNNNNNNVNVKNVTENRAATPKDLFSSVKDIEYLFVKAAESGRDVPRMLEANKFHFRPVFPGKDTGSMTLMMVKACFSCGKDPAHVQEEPVQNTVKYLTWHRTASSRSSSSLNTLGPTNAIDEVEDFTSNLLQNCMISGSHASTLDRLFAWERKLYDEVKASKIVRGQYDAKCKLLRQLESMDESKTKSDKVRAVVKDLHSRIGVAIHRINTISKKIEELRDNELQPQLEELIEGLRKMWEVMLECHNLQFNIISAAYNKSNSRNSANQQRQAAHLKSQLDNLCSSFTKWFDAQRMYLQSLNGWLQQCITLQEQSKRRKRGRREGPRPRDYGPPIYTTIEVWLELILTLPDKAVTDSIKGLASEINCFLPNQDSHNKQTNVLSSNNNNDAHSNLSDPNGHGFDRFHKALAGFLSQLSIFAEASVNTFIRLQKEIQNAKNNYNHRKSLPRG, encoded by the exons ATGGGGGCTGCACCGTCTAAGGTTGAAGAAGATAAGGCATTGCAGCTATGTCGTGGAAGGAAGAAGTTTGTGAGACAAGCACTTGATGGAAGATGTTCATTAGCTGTCACTCATATAACTTACATAGATGCATTGAGAGATTTAGGAACAGCTCTCATGATGTTTGTTGAACTAGGACCAGAAGTTCCAATTGAATCGTCACGCTACACTTCTTCCACTACTGCCACGCCAGAGCCACTTGCGTTAACTGAAACCTCGCTTTCTCATTTTAATTCGAGGCGTATGAACAGGCCTATTCACTATCATTCTAACCATATGAAGTCTAGGGATGGGCCAATTTccaagaagattgaagagaaaCTTCCTACACCTGTTATTGGTTCTGTAATATCTTCAAGTTCCCAACGCAACAATGTTGATGCATCCTCGCCTCTTTGGGACTATTTTGGTCCTTCTCATCCGATTGACAGTCATCTTTCATTTGGAAATGGATTGAACCAAGATCTGGACATTGCTGATGAGATAAGACGACTTAGAAAAGAAGAGGGAATTCCTGAtcttgaagatgaagaagataatCATTCTTTTGAAAAAGAAGACTCACATGACTCGGAAGATGAATTTGATGAGCCATCCACTGATACCTTAGTTCGAAGCTTTGTTAACAGGGCAACAGAGCATGTAGACCAAAATGGAGATAATAAAAGGGAGTCTCCTGATTTGTCTCCATTAACTACTGCTTCAACTTCTGGAAATACAtttcataatcataataataataataataataataatgttaatgttAAGAATGTTACTGAGAATAGAGCAGCAACTCCTAAGGATTTATTCTCGAGCGTGAAAGATATCGAGTATCTGTTTGTCAAAGCTGCTGAATCTGGTCGAGATGTTCCGAGGATGCTCGAAgcaaataaatttcattttcgCCCAGTTTTTCCTGGGAAAGATA CTGGTTCTATGACACTAATGATGGTGAAAGCTTGTTTCTCTTGTGGGAAGGATCCTGCTCATGTTCAAGAag AGCCTGTTCAAAATACTGTAAAGTACTTAACTTGGCATCGAACTGCTTCATCGCGTTCTTCTTCATCACTAAATACTCTTGGTCCAACAAACGCAATCGATGAAGTTGAAGATTTCACCAGCAATCTTTTACAAAATTGTATGATATCTGGAAGTCATGCCTCCACTTTAGACAGGCTATTTGCATGGGAGAGGAAGCTTTACGACGAAGTCAAG GCTAGCAAGATAGTCAGGGGACAGTATGATGCAAAATGTAAACTCTTAAGACAGTTGGAATCAATGGACGAAAGCAAAACCAAGAGTGATAAAGTTCGAGCTGTTGTCAAGGATCTGCACTCGAGAATCGGGGTTGCAATTCACAGAATTAACACGATCTCAAAGAAGATCGAGGAATTGAGAGACAACGAACTACAACCGCAACTGGAAGAGTTGATTGAAGG ATTAAGGAAGATGTGGGAAGTAATGTTAGAATGCCATAATCTTCAATTCAACATCATATCAGCAGCTTATAATAAATCCAACAGTAGAAACTCAGCGAATCAACAAAGGCAGGCTGCCCATCTAAAATCCCAACTAGACAATCTGTGTTCGAGTTTTACAAAATGGTTCGATGCCCAGAGAATGTATCTTCAGTCTTTGAACGGTTGGCTTCAACAATGCATAACTCTTCAAGAACAATCAAAGAGGAGGAAAAGAGGGAGAAGGGAAGGACCACGCCCACGTGACTATGGACCGCCCATCTACACTACAATCGAAGTTTGGTTGGAATTGATTTTGACATTACCAGATAAGGCAGTTACCGATTCTATAAAAGGCTTAGCCTCTGAAATCAACTGTTTTCTTCCGAACCAAGACAGTCACAATAAGCAGACGAATGTCCTCTCATCTAATAACAACAATGATGCTCACAGTAATTTGTCGGACCCAAATGGACATGGATTTGATCGTTTTCATAAAGCCCTTGCTGGTTTTCTCAGTCAGTTGAGCATTTTCGCAGAGGCGTCTGTTAATACGTTTATTCGGCTTCAAAAGGAGATTCAGAATGCCAAGAACAATTATAACCATCGAAAATCCTTGCCCCGTGGATAG